Proteins encoded in a region of the Saccharothrix ecbatanensis genome:
- a CDS encoding ATP-binding protein, with translation MTATAIPTTTPDLGYLWARLGAVEWRVRQAVAARAASDPTLDDPHRGLYLTAESVRRVLDERREPLAPADADPELDVLAATVPEPGPRLLTLARRFDLEPVDVEFLLVAMAPDVDARFERLYGYLNDDVTRRRATVGLAMELCGLPAAGAGRFRFAASAPLVRGGLLEVRDSELPTLSRALRVPDRVVAHLLGDDEPDPAIGDAARLVPAGGVASPLARRTGNPSGSAGGSTCPTTPESPLARRIGDAMHAGIRAVHLRDTDGDAARVAVEALATAGRDALVLDVPAVADQAHPPLAAAVREARLRGAGLVFGPLEPLLPDKVRLIRDLTALAGDVPLLFHSRRHWDPQWTAHPVVSVPVPALSADRRAERWAHALADATGAAADPVMVGDLAGYRLGTDEVDRAVSVAARLAVLEDRPVGLAHVRAGVRAQNGAGLEQLARRITPAVDWDDLVLPEPTRRQLDELVMRARHRERVLGEWRMRPGGGRGRGVVALFAGESGTGKTMSAEVVAGAVGMDLYVVDLSSVVDKYIGETEKNLERIFTEAAGVHGVLLFDEADAVFGKRSEVKDSHDKHANMESAYLLQRMESFDGIAVLTTNLRSNVDEAFTRRIDVIADFPVPDATQRLALWDRCLGSRLPRADDLDLAFCAERFELAGGSIRACVVTAAYLAAAADRPLRMADVMSAVHQEYRKLGRLVLPGEFGSWLDH, from the coding sequence ATGACGGCGACAGCGATCCCGACCACGACGCCCGACCTGGGCTACCTCTGGGCGAGGCTGGGCGCGGTCGAGTGGCGGGTGCGGCAGGCGGTGGCGGCGCGGGCCGCGAGCGATCCGACGTTGGACGACCCGCACCGGGGCTTGTACCTGACCGCCGAGTCGGTGCGACGCGTCCTCGACGAGCGGCGGGAACCGCTCGCGCCGGCGGACGCCGATCCCGAGCTGGACGTGCTCGCGGCGACGGTGCCCGAGCCCGGCCCCCGGCTGCTGACCCTGGCCCGGCGGTTCGACCTGGAACCGGTGGACGTCGAGTTCCTGCTGGTCGCCATGGCGCCGGACGTCGACGCCCGGTTCGAACGGCTCTACGGCTACCTCAACGACGACGTGACCCGCCGCCGGGCGACCGTGGGGCTGGCGATGGAGCTGTGCGGGCTGCCGGCGGCCGGCGCGGGCCGGTTCCGGTTCGCCGCGTCCGCGCCGCTGGTCCGGGGTGGTCTGCTGGAGGTCAGGGACAGCGAGCTGCCGACGTTGTCCCGGGCGTTGCGCGTGCCGGACCGGGTCGTCGCCCACCTGCTCGGCGACGACGAGCCCGATCCCGCGATCGGCGACGCGGCCAGGCTGGTGCCCGCCGGCGGTGTCGCATCGCCGTTGGCCCGGCGGACCGGGAACCCCTCGGGCTCGGCCGGCGGTTCGACGTGTCCGACAACTCCGGAGTCACCGCTGGCCAGGCGGATAGGCGACGCGATGCACGCGGGCATCCGGGCGGTCCACCTGCGTGACACCGACGGCGACGCGGCCCGTGTCGCGGTGGAGGCCCTGGCCACGGCCGGTCGTGACGCCTTGGTCTTGGACGTCCCGGCGGTGGCCGACCAGGCGCATCCCCCGCTGGCGGCGGCGGTCCGTGAGGCACGGTTGCGTGGCGCGGGGCTGGTGTTCGGCCCCCTGGAACCGTTGCTGCCCGACAAGGTCCGGCTGATCCGCGACCTCACCGCGTTGGCCGGTGACGTGCCGCTGTTGTTCCACAGCAGGCGGCACTGGGATCCCCAGTGGACGGCGCACCCGGTGGTGTCGGTGCCCGTCCCGGCGTTGAGCGCGGACCGGCGGGCCGAACGGTGGGCGCACGCGCTGGCCGACGCCACCGGTGCCGCGGCCGATCCCGTCATGGTGGGAGACCTGGCCGGGTACCGGCTCGGCACGGACGAGGTGGATCGCGCGGTGTCGGTCGCCGCTCGGCTGGCCGTGCTGGAGGACCGGCCGGTCGGTCTGGCGCACGTCCGGGCCGGAGTTCGGGCCCAGAACGGGGCCGGCCTGGAGCAGTTGGCGCGGCGGATCACCCCCGCCGTGGACTGGGACGACCTGGTGCTGCCCGAGCCGACACGGCGGCAGCTGGACGAGTTGGTGATGCGCGCACGGCACCGGGAACGGGTGCTGGGCGAGTGGCGGATGCGTCCCGGCGGCGGTCGGGGACGCGGGGTGGTGGCGTTGTTCGCCGGTGAGTCCGGCACGGGCAAGACGATGTCCGCCGAGGTCGTCGCCGGTGCGGTCGGGATGGACCTCTACGTGGTGGACCTGTCGTCGGTGGTGGACAAGTACATCGGCGAGACGGAGAAGAACCTGGAGCGGATCTTCACCGAGGCCGCCGGCGTGCACGGCGTGCTGCTGTTCGACGAGGCGGACGCCGTGTTCGGCAAGAGGTCGGAGGTCAAGGACTCGCACGACAAGCACGCCAACATGGAGTCGGCGTACCTGTTGCAGCGGATGGAGTCCTTCGACGGCATCGCGGTGCTCACCACCAACCTGCGGTCCAACGTGGACGAGGCGTTCACCCGGCGCATCGACGTGATCGCCGACTTCCCGGTGCCCGACGCCACGCAGCGGCTCGCGCTGTGGGACCGCTGCCTTGGCTCGCGGCTGCCCCGGGCGGACGACCTGGACCTGGCGTTCTGCGCCGAGCGGTTCGAGCTGGCGGGCGGGTCGATCCGGGCGTGCGTGGTGACCGCCGCATACCTCGCCGCCGCCGCCGACCGGCCGTTGCGGATGGCCGACGTTATGTCCGCCGTACACCAGGAATACCGAAAACTGGGACGGCTCGTGTTGCCCGGCGAGTTCGGGTCGTGGCTGGACCACTGA
- a CDS encoding DUF4255 domain-containing protein, with product MIHEVDEGIRRMLEAGGVPGGGGDLAFEAPTTDWTARRNAPTVNVFLYDIREDESRRSTGNLEVFERDELVAHRKPPRWFRLSYLVTAWTNRPQDEHRLLSQALTCLAGHGRLASEWLTGSLADLDLTVLLECGGPVSEGRAATDVWSALGGRLKPAINVVVTAPVAGTLTPLAAPADGGLVLVGAPEDENRRLRYDDTPGDVGFAPARQRPADRRRRGGPIR from the coding sequence GTGATCCACGAGGTGGACGAAGGGATCCGCCGGATGCTCGAAGCCGGTGGCGTGCCCGGCGGTGGTGGTGACCTCGCGTTCGAGGCGCCCACCACCGACTGGACGGCACGGCGCAACGCGCCGACGGTCAACGTGTTCCTGTACGACATCCGCGAGGACGAGTCCCGGCGCAGCACCGGCAACCTGGAGGTGTTCGAGCGGGACGAGCTCGTCGCGCACCGCAAGCCGCCACGGTGGTTCCGGCTGTCGTACCTGGTGACCGCGTGGACGAACCGGCCCCAGGACGAGCACCGGCTGCTGTCGCAGGCGTTGACGTGCCTGGCGGGACACGGGCGGCTGGCGTCGGAGTGGCTCACCGGGTCCTTGGCGGACCTGGACTTGACCGTGCTGCTGGAGTGCGGCGGGCCGGTGTCGGAGGGCCGTGCGGCGACCGACGTGTGGTCCGCGCTCGGCGGCCGGCTCAAACCGGCCATCAACGTGGTGGTGACCGCGCCCGTGGCCGGCACCCTGACCCCGCTCGCCGCTCCGGCCGACGGTGGCCTGGTCCTCGTCGGCGCGCCCGAAGACGAAAACCGCAGGCTGCGCTACGACGACACACCCGGTGACGTCGGTTTCGCCCCGGCCCGGCAGCGGCCCGCGGACCGGCGACGACGTGGAGGCCCGATCCGATGA
- a CDS encoding DUF11 domain-containing protein → MSNRLPTRPLALIGAVVALSAAVVVVNDVATSVSASVLQDDPVSGRIAYTGTGHRSIGAVTGPVPEQLRPSEPLLGAGPAHHDDDVSARGNLVVFTSLRDGPKPQVYLRAADGSVRRLTDGLDAAHPRLSPDLRTVVFDSLDGERRDLWLVGVDGTGLRQLTDTRSDETWPTFSPDGASIAFSGDRDGAREIYRIPVGGGRATRVTDEPDGDAGEPDWNPRDGRIAYSLDIDGTRQLRVLDGGSVGAPVLGGDQAGWRGRWPVWKPDGAGLLFLSIDQTCSCPADPNVEKVYQVDTGPGLPVTVAPGLMLAEDRTVTSPAWLVDGRGEHLLVARTTAETRFTATLQDIRPDGSDPRDLGVAVLREDPESVNDPNLLFRPRAGFDPWTQRQSYSPDGRTIALSRFETIDARRVQRLWLVDADGGNARRLPVADRSPTDWEFDAVWSPDGRFLAFARRTPGGVRPNGGPSRIVVVEVATGAVVGRLTPPPDVADQEDTQPEWSPDGSTLSFTRGRVFDGPTAEVRDNHVWTARAGTLDQQRDVSAAVCGFDCEVTDDSSVFSPDGRGLAFNREADGVLLVSLADNECRVLLPSGTNTCATPLTAPPSGPFQPRDVSFSPDGERVVLTARREGDLVSPEELDVVDLGTGEVRRITADLPGRQKEPTWQQSVDLAVEAPPAAPDADTGVTTPVTVTVVNRGPAASPGTSLTVAVPEGVRLDGLRPARGSCDVTELRCDLGVVEPGEAVEIVTDVVGLVPGRRSVTWSVAGTVLDVLPSDNASSTAIPVRDPVTGPPPPPPPPPAPPAAGPSLAVVVQPNPSYVGGRATVTYTVRNGGGGLATGLRLDFALPAQVPVATLPPGCAAGGCPLPDLAPGASQVVQVVLAPNAPLETTVRGTLRTTGTDADPADNVAAAPMRVLLPRIVAVPPIGEPGFVTSVRGVDFPPGVPVRLTWSPGITAAAAPTIPRADGGFAAQLLILGKDQTGPRTITATGPGFRADPTPFLVVPGTVGPPDMVRRR, encoded by the coding sequence TTGTCGAACCGGCTGCCGACCCGACCCCTCGCCCTGATCGGCGCGGTGGTGGCGCTGAGCGCCGCGGTCGTGGTGGTGAACGACGTCGCCACGTCGGTGTCGGCGTCGGTGCTCCAGGACGACCCTGTGTCCGGGCGGATCGCCTACACCGGCACCGGCCACCGCAGCATCGGCGCGGTGACCGGTCCGGTGCCCGAGCAGTTGCGCCCCAGTGAACCGCTGCTCGGCGCCGGACCGGCCCACCACGACGACGATGTCTCCGCGCGCGGCAACCTGGTGGTGTTCACCAGCCTGCGCGACGGGCCAAAGCCCCAGGTGTACCTGCGCGCGGCGGACGGCTCGGTGCGCCGGCTCACCGACGGCCTCGACGCCGCACACCCGCGGCTGTCCCCCGACCTGCGGACGGTGGTGTTCGACTCGCTCGACGGCGAGCGGCGCGACCTGTGGCTGGTCGGCGTGGACGGCACGGGGTTGCGGCAGCTGACCGACACGCGGTCCGACGAGACATGGCCGACGTTCTCCCCGGACGGCGCGAGCATCGCGTTCTCCGGTGATCGTGACGGCGCGCGCGAGATCTACCGGATCCCGGTCGGCGGCGGTCGCGCCACGCGGGTCACCGACGAGCCGGACGGCGACGCGGGCGAACCGGACTGGAACCCGAGGGACGGCCGCATCGCCTACAGCCTCGACATCGACGGCACCCGGCAGCTGCGCGTGCTCGACGGCGGAAGCGTCGGCGCCCCGGTGCTGGGTGGTGACCAAGCGGGGTGGCGCGGCCGTTGGCCGGTCTGGAAGCCGGACGGCGCCGGTCTGCTGTTCCTCAGCATCGACCAGACGTGCTCCTGCCCGGCCGACCCGAACGTCGAGAAGGTGTACCAGGTCGACACCGGCCCCGGTCTGCCCGTCACGGTCGCGCCCGGCCTGATGTTGGCGGAGGACCGCACCGTCACGTCGCCGGCGTGGCTGGTGGACGGGCGCGGCGAGCACCTGCTGGTGGCCCGCACGACCGCCGAGACCCGCTTCACCGCGACCCTCCAGGACATCCGACCGGACGGCTCGGACCCGCGCGACCTCGGCGTCGCGGTGCTGCGCGAGGACCCGGAGAGCGTCAACGACCCCAACCTGCTGTTCCGCCCGCGCGCCGGCTTCGACCCGTGGACCCAGCGGCAGTCCTACTCCCCCGACGGCCGGACCATCGCGCTGAGCCGGTTCGAGACCATCGACGCCAGGCGGGTGCAGCGGCTGTGGCTGGTGGACGCGGACGGCGGCAACGCCCGCCGACTGCCCGTGGCGGACCGGTCCCCGACCGACTGGGAGTTCGACGCCGTGTGGTCGCCGGACGGCCGGTTCCTGGCGTTCGCCCGACGCACGCCCGGCGGGGTGCGACCGAACGGCGGCCCGAGCCGGATCGTGGTGGTCGAGGTCGCCACCGGCGCCGTGGTCGGGCGGTTGACGCCCCCTCCGGACGTCGCCGACCAGGAGGACACCCAGCCCGAGTGGTCGCCGGACGGCAGCACGCTGTCGTTCACCCGCGGTCGGGTCTTCGACGGCCCCACCGCCGAGGTCCGCGACAACCACGTGTGGACGGCCCGCGCCGGAACGTTGGACCAGCAGCGGGACGTGTCGGCGGCGGTCTGCGGGTTCGACTGCGAGGTGACCGACGACAGTTCGGTGTTCAGCCCGGACGGGCGCGGGCTGGCGTTCAACCGTGAGGCCGACGGCGTGTTGCTGGTGTCGTTGGCGGACAACGAATGCCGCGTGCTGCTGCCCTCGGGGACGAACACGTGCGCCACCCCGTTGACCGCGCCGCCTTCGGGTCCGTTCCAGCCCCGCGATGTGTCGTTCTCCCCCGACGGAGAGCGGGTGGTGCTCACCGCACGCCGTGAGGGCGATCTCGTGTCACCGGAGGAGCTGGACGTCGTCGACCTGGGCACTGGCGAGGTGCGGCGGATCACGGCGGACCTGCCGGGTAGGCAGAAGGAGCCGACCTGGCAGCAGTCCGTCGACCTGGCCGTCGAAGCGCCACCCGCGGCCCCGGACGCGGACACCGGCGTGACGACCCCGGTGACGGTGACCGTCGTCAACCGCGGTCCGGCCGCGTCACCCGGCACTTCGCTGACCGTTGCCGTGCCGGAAGGCGTTCGGCTGGACGGGCTGCGGCCCGCGCGCGGCTCGTGCGACGTGACCGAGTTGCGGTGCGACCTCGGGGTGGTGGAGCCGGGCGAGGCCGTGGAGATCGTCACCGACGTCGTGGGCCTGGTGCCCGGACGGCGCAGCGTCACGTGGTCGGTGGCGGGCACGGTGCTCGACGTCCTGCCGTCCGACAACGCGTCCAGCACGGCGATCCCGGTGCGTGACCCGGTGACCGGTCCCCCGCCGCCCCCGCCACCGCCGCCTGCCCCGCCCGCCGCCGGCCCTTCGCTGGCCGTGGTGGTGCAGCCGAATCCGTCCTATGTGGGCGGACGGGCGACGGTGACCTACACGGTCCGCAACGGTGGCGGTGGGCTGGCCACCGGGCTCCGGCTGGACTTCGCGCTCCCCGCCCAAGTGCCCGTGGCGACCTTGCCGCCGGGTTGTGCCGCCGGCGGCTGTCCGTTGCCCGACCTGGCACCGGGAGCGTCGCAGGTGGTGCAGGTCGTGCTGGCGCCGAACGCGCCGCTTGAGACGACTGTGCGCGGCACGTTGCGCACGACCGGCACCGACGCCGATCCGGCGGACAACGTGGCCGCCGCGCCGATGCGCGTGCTGCTGCCCCGGATCGTCGCCGTGCCGCCGATCGGCGAACCCGGTTTCGTCACGTCGGTGCGTGGCGTGGACTTCCCGCCCGGTGTGCCGGTGCGGCTGACGTGGTCGCCCGGCATCACCGCGGCGGCGGCGCCCACGATCCCCCGTGCGGACGGCGGATTCGCGGCGCAGTTGCTCATCCTCGGCAAGGACCAGACCGGGCCGCGGACGATCACCGCCACCGGCCCCGGTTTCCGAGCCGACCCCACTCCGTTCCTCGTCGTGCCCGGCACCGTCGGACCGCCCGACATGGTCCGGCGCAGGTGA
- a CDS encoding helix-turn-helix transcriptional regulator → MSRIPVAVYAEDPVLKAGITYQLRPRPEVEVVRPDDERAVVSLVVVDQVDDATAQVLRRLRRSSTTRIGLVVGRFDQDALQTTIDCGVTAVIRRAEADQDRLVATVSALAKGEAVLPGDLLGKLLDHVGRLQRSVLDPNGPSLSTLTAREADMLRLVSEGFDTTEIASKMSFSERTVKNVLHEVTTRLQLRNRAHAVGYVMRHGLI, encoded by the coding sequence ATGTCCAGGATTCCGGTGGCCGTGTACGCCGAGGACCCGGTGCTGAAGGCGGGCATCACGTACCAGTTGCGGCCCCGGCCCGAGGTCGAGGTGGTGCGGCCGGACGACGAGCGGGCCGTCGTGTCGCTCGTGGTGGTGGACCAGGTGGACGACGCCACCGCACAGGTGCTGCGCCGGCTGCGGCGGTCGTCCACGACGCGCATCGGCCTGGTGGTGGGTCGTTTCGACCAGGACGCCCTCCAGACCACCATCGACTGCGGCGTGACGGCGGTGATCCGGCGGGCCGAGGCCGACCAGGACCGGTTGGTGGCCACGGTTTCCGCGCTGGCCAAAGGAGAAGCGGTGCTGCCCGGCGACCTGCTGGGCAAGCTGCTCGACCACGTGGGCCGGTTGCAGCGCAGTGTGCTGGACCCCAACGGCCCGTCGCTGTCCACGCTGACCGCGCGTGAGGCGGACATGCTGCGACTGGTGTCCGAGGGTTTCGACACGACCGAGATCGCCTCGAAGATGTCGTTCTCCGAGCGCACGGTGAAGAACGTCCTGCACGAGGTCACCACCCGGCTCCAGTTGCGCAACCGTGCGCACGCCGTCGGGTACGTGATGCGGCACGGCTTGATCTGA